From one Paenibacillus terrae HPL-003 genomic stretch:
- a CDS encoding PTS sugar transporter subunit IIA, producing MFKLFNKAKNEDKSIKAPVDGKCIDLSEVSDKVFAKRMMGEGVAFVFEGDVIYSPCSGIVDTIAKTSHAIAVKNTDGVEVLIHIGMNTVSLKGQGFDVLVKENQKVELGEPLVKIDRPFIEENSIDLTTPMIITNGDNYNLSIKNISEFVTKSESEIIHYEKK from the coding sequence ATGTTTAAACTGTTCAATAAAGCCAAAAATGAAGATAAGAGTATAAAGGCGCCTGTAGATGGTAAGTGCATTGATTTATCAGAAGTGAGTGATAAGGTCTTTGCCAAAAGAATGATGGGGGAAGGTGTAGCTTTTGTTTTTGAAGGAGACGTGATTTACTCTCCTTGTTCAGGAATTGTTGATACTATTGCAAAAACTTCTCACGCAATTGCTGTAAAAAATACGGACGGTGTAGAGGTGCTCATTCACATTGGCATGAATACGGTCTCTTTAAAAGGACAAGGATTTGATGTGCTTGTTAAAGAGAATCAAAAAGTGGAACTAGGAGAACCTTTAGTTAAAATTGATCGCCCTTTCATTGAAGAGAATTCAATTGATTTAACGACACCTATGATAATTACAAATGGAGATAATTACAATTTATCAATAAAAAATATATCTGAATTTGTTACCAAAAGCGAATCGGAAATCATACATTACGAAAAAAAGTAA
- a CDS encoding PRD domain-containing protein has product MKVVKKINNNVAICIDNNNQELVVFGKGIGFKPMPYELDDLSLIDRTFYGVDPRYLNLFNFVPESIFQLTARIVDLAKNKIEYNLNPNITFTLADHINFAIERAQKKVNIKSPLQSSVERLYPLETEIGKAAVQLIEKEMKIALPSGEASSIAVHFINAQSAFNAKKAKYNEQTMDDIIRIIEDHFQIEINTEDFNYIRFVTHLKTLLTKKGEQLEATDEYKITYEELKKQFSEFSNCVDKIKQYFIEQHNWKLNEEESLYLILHVSRLCNRERHGH; this is encoded by the coding sequence ATGAAAGTTGTTAAAAAGATTAATAACAACGTTGCCATATGTATTGATAACAACAATCAGGAACTTGTGGTATTCGGAAAAGGTATAGGTTTTAAGCCAATGCCATATGAACTCGATGATTTGAGCTTGATTGATCGGACATTTTATGGGGTTGATCCGCGTTATCTAAACTTATTCAATTTTGTTCCTGAATCCATCTTTCAACTAACTGCAAGGATAGTTGATCTGGCTAAAAATAAGATTGAATATAATCTAAATCCAAATATTACATTTACTCTCGCTGATCACATCAATTTTGCAATTGAACGGGCACAAAAAAAAGTTAACATAAAATCCCCCTTACAATCTAGTGTGGAACGGCTTTATCCACTAGAAACTGAAATTGGAAAAGCAGCTGTTCAACTAATTGAAAAGGAAATGAAGATTGCACTGCCTAGTGGGGAAGCTTCAAGTATAGCTGTTCACTTCATAAATGCTCAATCAGCTTTTAATGCAAAGAAAGCTAAATACAATGAACAAACTATGGATGACATCATTAGAATAATTGAAGATCATTTCCAAATCGAGATAAACACGGAAGATTTCAATTATATACGATTTGTTACTCACTTAAAGACACTATTGACTAAAAAAGGGGAACAACTAGAAGCAACAGATGAATATAAGATCACTTATGAAGAATTAAAAAAACAATTTTCTGAATTTTCAAATTGTGTGGATAAAATAAAACAATATTTCATTGAACAACATAATTGGAAACTTAACGAAGAAGAGTCGTTGTATCTAATTCTACATGTAAGTCGCTTGTGTAATCGAGAAAGGCATGGTCATTAG
- a CDS encoding PTS transporter subunit EIIC — translation MSKKNYDELADQVLANIGGKDNISYSTHCVTRLRFNLKDQSLANEEEIEKISGVIGAQWQGDQFQIVIGQTVGDAYKAISEKAGFTQDNAQDDSQEEKGTTRSKKKFSLNAILDGLAGSIAPVIPILIGGGLIKVLVLLLTNMGLLSAESATLTILNLVGNAAFYFLPVFVGASAARKFNTSAPLGMLFGAILIDPTFVSKVANNEALSFIGIPVTLASYGNTVFPIIMIVFIMSYVERFFSRISPTSLKALFVPVAVILVMTPIALCIVGPLGVIVGDYITTGIIFLYDKVGFLGVAIMASLFPLLVLTGMHTTLAPYLVQMMASVKYEPLVIIGSIITNFSIGAACIAIALRAKGKTLKSTSASCAVTSMAGGVSEPALFGVVLKLRKPLYAVLIGNFIGGIYAGLTKVYAYAFVGSGGIFGIPALAGPDASNIINGIIAIALSIISTFLITLIWGFEEKK, via the coding sequence ATGTCTAAAAAGAATTATGATGAGCTTGCTGATCAAGTACTAGCCAATATCGGCGGAAAAGATAATATAAGCTATTCTACTCATTGTGTAACAAGGTTACGATTCAATCTTAAAGATCAGAGTTTGGCCAATGAAGAAGAAATTGAAAAAATCTCTGGGGTAATAGGAGCGCAGTGGCAAGGTGACCAATTCCAAATTGTTATTGGTCAGACGGTAGGTGATGCTTATAAAGCGATCTCTGAAAAAGCAGGTTTCACTCAAGATAATGCTCAAGACGATTCACAGGAAGAAAAAGGAACTACACGTTCAAAAAAGAAATTTAGCTTGAATGCAATACTCGATGGACTTGCTGGGAGTATCGCGCCAGTAATCCCGATTTTAATTGGTGGCGGATTAATAAAGGTATTGGTTTTGCTGTTGACAAATATGGGTCTTTTATCTGCTGAAAGCGCTACACTTACAATATTAAATCTTGTAGGTAATGCTGCATTCTATTTCTTACCCGTATTTGTTGGAGCAAGTGCTGCTCGAAAATTTAATACTAGCGCTCCTTTAGGAATGTTATTTGGTGCTATCCTAATTGATCCGACGTTTGTATCCAAAGTAGCTAATAACGAAGCGTTAAGTTTTATTGGAATCCCAGTAACCCTGGCTTCATACGGAAACACTGTATTTCCAATAATCATGATCGTTTTCATAATGTCATATGTTGAGAGATTCTTTAGTAGGATTTCACCAACAAGCCTGAAAGCACTTTTTGTTCCAGTGGCAGTAATACTTGTAATGACACCTATCGCATTGTGTATAGTGGGACCACTAGGTGTTATTGTAGGTGATTATATCACTACAGGCATTATCTTTTTGTATGACAAAGTCGGGTTCCTTGGAGTAGCAATTATGGCTTCGCTGTTCCCTCTACTGGTACTAACAGGTATGCATACAACATTGGCCCCTTATCTTGTTCAAATGATGGCTTCTGTGAAGTATGAACCTCTTGTAATTATTGGAAGTATCATCACAAACTTCAGTATAGGCGCAGCATGTATTGCGATTGCATTAAGAGCGAAAGGAAAAACGCTCAAATCGACTTCAGCCTCTTGCGCAGTAACTTCTATGGCCGGCGGTGTTTCCGAACCAGCATTGTTTGGAGTGGTGTTGAAGTTAAGGAAACCATTATATGCCGTCCTTATAGGTAATTTTATTGGCGGGATTTATGCAGGTCTCACCAAAGTATACGCATATGCTTTTGTTGGAAGTGGTGGAATCTTTGGAATCCCTGCGTTAGCAGGTCCTGACGCAAGCAATATTATCAATGGTATTATCGCTATAGCCTTATCCATTATTTCTACTTTTTTAATCACATTAATTTGGGGTTTTGAAGAAAAAAAGTAG
- a CDS encoding glycoside hydrolase family 1 protein, with protein MTFSNDFMWGGATAANQVEGAWNVGGKGPSTQDHIAQGSREVIRKYTENIEEGIIYPSHEAVDFYHHYKEDIAMFAEMGFKIYRMSIAWTRIFPNGDDAEPNKEGIEFYRSVFQELKKYGIEPLVTLSHYEMPYNLAIKYDGWADRKCIDFYLKYSETVFREYKGLVKYWLTFNEINSLSLSTGGYFNGGIMSIAGGFGPMEYPNETAEHISRRYTALHHQFIASAKAVNLAHEIDSNYQVGCMIAGLTSYPYTPNPDDMLAAQKQKREQLFFAGDIHVKGEYPYYMKRYFKENGINITMESGDADVLKSGTVDFFTFSYYSTGCISTDPEAEKTGGNLIFGVKNPYLDTSDWGWQIDPKGLRYFLNEFYDRYRLPIIITENGLGADDTLEADGSVHDPYRIEYMRQHFQQMEEAIKDGVDLIGYTAWGCIDIVSLSTGEMKKRYGMIYVDKDEKGNGSLKRYRKDSFYWYKKVIESNGEDLS; from the coding sequence ATGACATTTTCTAATGATTTTATGTGGGGCGGAGCAACAGCAGCTAACCAAGTTGAAGGAGCTTGGAATGTTGGAGGTAAAGGTCCCTCTACACAAGACCATATAGCTCAAGGATCAAGAGAAGTTATTCGGAAATATACGGAAAATATTGAAGAAGGAATTATTTATCCTTCACATGAAGCTGTAGATTTCTACCATCATTATAAAGAAGATATCGCCATGTTTGCTGAGATGGGATTCAAGATCTACAGAATGTCCATTGCTTGGACTAGAATCTTTCCTAACGGTGATGATGCTGAGCCCAATAAAGAAGGTATTGAATTTTACCGTTCCGTTTTCCAAGAACTTAAAAAGTATGGAATTGAGCCACTTGTCACGTTGTCCCACTATGAAATGCCTTACAACCTTGCTATAAAGTATGATGGATGGGCAGACAGAAAATGTATTGATTTTTACCTTAAATACAGCGAAACAGTATTCCGTGAGTACAAAGGGCTTGTGAAATATTGGCTCACATTTAACGAAATTAACTCGCTATCACTTTCAACAGGTGGATATTTTAACGGGGGAATTATGTCTATTGCTGGTGGCTTCGGACCTATGGAATATCCGAATGAAACAGCGGAACATATCAGCAGACGTTATACTGCACTTCACCATCAATTTATTGCGAGTGCAAAAGCTGTAAACCTTGCACATGAAATTGACAGTAACTATCAAGTTGGTTGTATGATTGCAGGTTTAACTTCTTATCCTTATACGCCAAACCCGGATGATATGCTCGCTGCACAAAAACAAAAACGGGAACAACTCTTCTTCGCTGGTGATATACATGTAAAAGGAGAGTATCCTTATTACATGAAACGTTATTTTAAAGAAAACGGAATTAATATCACAATGGAATCGGGAGACGCGGATGTCCTTAAATCAGGAACTGTTGACTTCTTTACATTCAGCTACTACTCCACAGGCTGTATTAGTACTGATCCTGAAGCTGAAAAAACAGGAGGAAATCTGATTTTTGGAGTCAAAAACCCGTATCTCGACACAAGTGATTGGGGCTGGCAAATTGATCCAAAAGGATTAAGATACTTCTTAAATGAATTTTATGACAGATACCGACTTCCAATTATTATCACTGAAAATGGTTTGGGAGCAGATGACACATTAGAAGCTGATGGAAGTGTGCATGACCCATATAGAATCGAATATATGCGTCAACACTTTCAACAGATGGAAGAAGCTATTAAGGATGGCGTAGACCTTATTGGTTATACTGCTTGGGGTTGTATTGATATTGTAAGTCTGAGTACAGGTGAAATGAAGAAAAGATATGGTATGATCTACGTTGATAAAGATGAAAAAGGAAACGGGTCACTCAAAAGATACCGCAAAGATTCTTTCTATTGGTACAAAAAAGTGATTGAATCTAACGGTGAGGATCTCAGTTAA